CAGCAATTCGATATTTTTTTAGGTTATCAAAATATGGAACGTAGCCTTCATCACTACTGCTAAAGATCAATAACGGCATCTGGGTGTAGGGTTCGGTTATAAGTATCTCTTCATTTTCAGGTATCAATTCTTCCCCATTGACACTCAATATAAATGGGTCTATGTCAAAATCAGAATCTGTATCTTCTCTTTCAAATTCTATTTTTAACCCTAATATTTTATCAATTTCATAGAAATAGTTATTTAAAAATCCTTCAGGAACTTTGTTTCCATTAATATAATAAAGCTGTGGAAACTCTTCAAAGGAAGGGAGTAATACTTTTATTTTTTTTCTCTTCTTAATATATTTTTCTATTTCAGCAGATATTTCCAGCTTATTTTTTGTATAACTCAACGTTTCCTCGTGAAAAAACTTCATCGTTAAGTCTTTATTATTAAAAATTCTCTCTACTATATCTAGCAGCGGCTGAAACTCTGCCTTTCCTCCAGTATAATAACCTGTTTTAATAATTTTTGAAAAATAATTTAATTTTACATTATTATTTGGATTTTTGACTAAATATTTTAAAGCCTCCTGATAATCTTCGATATAGATATCTGCTTCCTTAGACAGGATCGCTTCTACAGCTTCTTTTTGATTTGGTTTAGATATCAGTGTAATTAGATTCCCGTATTTTTTTATAATTTTATTTTTTATCTGATCTCCCTCTTCATAGACAATTTTTTTCCCAAAATTATCTTCTTTAAAATCGATGGAAGGATAATCTTTCCTGGTAATTGCAACTCCATCTAGCTCAATAGGCATATCTATATATTTGTACTCTTTATTATTTCTTTTATAATCTTCTACCCCCATTACTATATCAGGAATTCCTAAATCTACAGAACACTCAAATACTTCAGTATCTTCATTGATTATTTGAAAACTCAATCCTGTATTTTCTTCCAATAATTTAATTATATTAGGAAAAAAACCCTTTCTTTTCCCCTCTGAATCATAATTTAATATCCCCCTGTCTTTATCCAAATAAATCGTTATAGTTTTATTTTTATGTGCTGAAATCCATTCTTTTTCATCTTTGTTAAATTGAAGGTTTAAACCCTCTATCCCATAGATAGAAACATTCAATAAAATAAAAATTGAAAATAATAACTTATACATAACTCCTCCATCTTTTTCATATATTTATTTTTTCTTCATTGCTAACGCTTTCAGCAGCTTAAATTTTGTAAAGTTGAAAGTGTTTTATTTTTCATTAAAATTAAGTAAATAAAAAAGAGGCTACATTGTAATCATACAAATAGCATCTCTCTAAAAAAGTTGTGGCAACTGGCTGTCATATCTTAATAGACTTAGACCCTTTAGTTTTGCGTCACAAAATTTCTCCTGTTTTGCCTTTTTCAGAATTATTCTTTTAGTTATATTCTTTTATTCTTAAACAAAATATTATAACTTTATCTTCATAATAACAAAATAAAATAAAAACTTCAAATTATCCTATAAAAAGTAAGATAATGATAGGCTTTTTAAAAAACTAACTAGAATTAAGAAAATAAGAGAGATAATCAATTAAGATTATCTCTCTTGTTTCCTTAACAAATTTATATTTCAATTAAATACTTTTCTAATACCTTTTAGTCATTTAAAAATAATTGGATCTCCTCTGCTTTTTTTACAACTTTTTCATAACCTTCATTATAACTCTTATTTAATTTTTCAAAATCTCTGGTTAATATGGAAATATTACTATCGGGTCTTATTAGATATGCAATTCCTTTTTCTTCTAATTTTTCCAACTCTTCCAGAGTTTTATTATATTTTTCATGCCTCTTCTTTAAAATTTCAATCAAATTAGGATACTCTTTATAAACTACAGATGAAGCATTGAGATACCATGGTGATCTTTCAACATATCCTTTTGGACGAGTTAAAACAATCAATAATTTTTTATTCCCATCCAGTAGAGCTTTCTTATACGGAATTGGATCGGACACTCCTCCATCAATATAGTAGTTGTCCCTGATTTTTACAAAATCTGTTAATCCAGGATAGGCACAGGATGCTTTTAAAGTTTTTTCGAAACAATTTATTTTATTTTTTTCAAAATAGTGAGGCCGGCCAGTCTCAACATTTGTTGCTACAGATAAAAATCTTTTAGTACTCTTATTGAAAGCACAGTAATCAAAAGGGTTTTTAAATTTATTCATCATAATAAAAACAAAATCTGAATGCAGGATACTCTCATTGGTAAAGATCCTTTTCATATCAAAAAAATCATCGCTAAGCATGCATTCTATCAGCACTTCTTTGTTCCAACACCTTTGATTAGTTATATATGAGGCCCCTGTATAAGCTCCCATAGAAACACCTATAACATAGGGTAGATGAATATCTTTTTCTAAAAAAGCATCTAAAACACCTGATCTAAAAATTCCTCTCATACCTCCACCCTCGAGGATTAAAGCACTATTTCCCATATTTATCCCTCCATAAATAACAACTATTAAATATAATATATAATTATTTTTTGATTTCTTTTTATAAATCTATTTTTAAGTCTCTAGTATAACCAAAACTACCAAGACAAATCAAATTATATTTTATAATTATTTCTTCTTCTAAAGAATTCTTTCCTAATATTAGAAGACCTATCATATTTTTATTTTTATAACCTAAGAATATCATCTAAACTTTTTTGTGTATAGTGGTTTCCGTTTAGTTATATAGTTTCATTTAGGAAAGTATTGATTCTTTATTCTCTCTGTAATATAATTAATATAAAGAAAGAAACTGGAGGAGATAAACATGGATAAAATATATTCAAAAGGATGTAGAATAGAGGAAACACTT
This sequence is a window from Psychrilyobacter atlanticus DSM 19335. Protein-coding genes within it:
- a CDS encoding HD domain-containing phosphohydrolase, which codes for MYKLLFSIFILLNVSIYGIEGLNLQFNKDEKEWISAHKNKTITIYLDKDRGILNYDSEGKRKGFFPNIIKLLEENTGLSFQIINEDTEVFECSVDLGIPDIVMGVEDYKRNNKEYKYIDMPIELDGVAITRKDYPSIDFKEDNFGKKIVYEEGDQIKNKIIKKYGNLITLISKPNQKEAVEAILSKEADIYIEDYQEALKYLVKNPNNNVKLNYFSKIIKTGYYTGGKAEFQPLLDIVERIFNNKDLTMKFFHEETLSYTKNKLEISAEIEKYIKKRKKIKVLLPSFEEFPQLYYINGNKVPEGFLNNYFYEIDKILGLKIEFEREDTDSDFDIDPFILSVNGEELIPENEEILITEPYTQMPLLIFSSSDEGYVPYFDNLKKYRIAVVKDSFIEKYLLYKGLGGNLIRFKNIEQVLAAVSSKKADILIGELQQIDYFSKLYSAKNLQVAGTIQDKLELSFGIPKKDKVLYFLINSLNNEFSYRIKEEKNKFFIKKIEIAKDYKLSIIISVISIFLLSFVYNHLRKFKNTSLKLKKLTIGLVETLENANTFNDEDTGAHIKRLNQYSELLAEELKMSNSFVNEVGLYASLHDVGKIGISDSILKKPGKLTEEEFETMKNHVEIGYNLMKDLGISPVALNIVRYHHEKWNGLGYGKGLKGEEIPIEARIVALADVYDALRQERVYKKAFTHEKSVEIIRSESGKHFDPRIVKIFIKKHRYFERIFEGN
- a CDS encoding patatin-like phospholipase family protein is translated as MGNSALILEGGGMRGIFRSGVLDAFLEKDIHLPYVIGVSMGAYTGASYITNQRCWNKEVLIECMLSDDFFDMKRIFTNESILHSDFVFIMMNKFKNPFDYCAFNKSTKRFLSVATNVETGRPHYFEKNKINCFEKTLKASCAYPGLTDFVKIRDNYYIDGGVSDPIPYKKALLDGNKKLLIVLTRPKGYVERSPWYLNASSVVYKEYPNLIEILKKRHEKYNKTLEELEKLEEKGIAYLIRPDSNISILTRDFEKLNKSYNEGYEKVVKKAEEIQLFLND